In Thalassoglobus sp. JC818, a single window of DNA contains:
- a CDS encoding FtsX-like permease family protein — protein MKSWSLIAKLVFSQMWHHPGRPLITIFGVIASTCAVVWVVSGYDALVSQFDENAQKYLGRYDALIVPIGPPSASNIVDEQILKELKSDVGVLEVNPVSQSRVTVTRIAQPSDTTQPETTLGLLVGSKPPVHGAPPIDPLLVGTPAVSPPYELVRGDWLDGKPDTPGAVLGVHTARNLKISVGDRILVTSLANQMELPVIGLIEQALESPSLNLQGPRRTPQEGRENSPKSAVENPEQSSKQMDSGNAAESNPKQAELALPSAYVQGVATNAVYVRPEIAEQITGFGARPTVLQIALRDTVSTEEFQDAWKSKFSAIKPPLRLVDYSTVRGGMETTRSVSSQRSQAWAATGMASLAAVFVILSTLSMGVTERSREFAMLRAIGLTRLQVGGLIAFESLLLSGLGWAGGLLTGAMLISLGNLVMPGLFNSGVGLGWTTITLSLTTVLAGALGAAILPVWRVMRITPLEAMSEQIPSPRRSRWISFTIAGLVLACLAPVIVFLLPIAPEWGVFSYSVIAYPALLLGIVLLTPAVITICERWFSPLLSKLFWLDNQLVDTQLSSNMWRTIGATLALTVGLGLYTSTQVWGYSMLQPFLPGDWMPDVLVAFHPVGVDDDSFQQIENIEGIKSDEVLPVTIEQPRFRWPEGEEPDSLRYDNAVLFGVDPQRAIGGNDPLFQFEFVDGDRESAARELEKGGACLVSEDFHMLTGIGTGDQLAFQPPNSPDETVTYRVAGVISLPGWHWITKFSGVRRHHVRTAAMMFASREDVQADFHLPQSEFFWLNKESSASLAAIESELQKIAESNAGTTIDVQGFGSMTSYRPFARVTATETVDRAIRMHAEATIWGMSMLPLITLAIMSLAVANAVIASVRARTWEFGVMRAIGITRWQVLRLIIAETILIGLAACLLSLTFGIVGGWSGVGMARYGGGFFAGPPSLVIPWKELAIGFGFTLSLCLIAGLWPALRTVRTETLSLLRK, from the coding sequence ATGAAAAGCTGGAGTCTCATTGCTAAACTCGTTTTCTCGCAGATGTGGCATCACCCTGGGCGCCCGCTCATCACGATTTTTGGAGTCATTGCCTCGACATGCGCTGTCGTTTGGGTTGTCAGCGGGTACGACGCACTGGTGTCACAGTTTGATGAAAACGCTCAGAAGTATCTTGGGCGTTACGATGCGCTGATCGTTCCGATCGGCCCGCCGAGTGCTTCCAACATCGTCGATGAACAGATCCTCAAGGAACTAAAAAGCGATGTTGGCGTGCTGGAAGTGAATCCAGTCTCTCAATCACGGGTGACGGTCACACGTATCGCCCAGCCGAGCGACACAACTCAACCGGAGACGACGCTCGGGTTGCTGGTCGGGTCAAAACCTCCAGTCCACGGTGCTCCCCCCATCGACCCACTGTTGGTTGGAACTCCCGCCGTCTCACCACCGTATGAACTGGTTCGAGGAGACTGGCTCGACGGAAAGCCAGATACTCCGGGAGCTGTGTTGGGAGTGCATACAGCGCGAAACCTGAAGATTTCAGTCGGTGATCGAATTCTCGTCACTTCTCTGGCGAATCAGATGGAATTGCCCGTTATCGGACTCATTGAGCAAGCACTGGAATCCCCATCGCTCAATCTCCAAGGCCCCCGCCGCACTCCTCAAGAAGGTCGAGAGAACAGTCCCAAATCCGCCGTTGAAAATCCGGAGCAGAGTTCCAAACAAATGGACTCAGGCAATGCTGCCGAGAGTAATCCGAAACAAGCGGAACTGGCTCTTCCGAGTGCTTACGTTCAAGGCGTCGCAACCAACGCTGTCTATGTTCGCCCTGAGATCGCCGAGCAAATCACAGGATTCGGTGCGCGACCGACAGTGTTGCAGATTGCCCTCCGAGATACGGTCTCAACAGAAGAATTTCAGGATGCCTGGAAGTCGAAATTTTCTGCGATCAAACCACCGCTGCGATTAGTTGATTATTCAACGGTCCGCGGAGGAATGGAGACCACGCGCAGCGTCTCATCTCAACGTTCTCAAGCATGGGCAGCGACGGGAATGGCGTCGTTGGCTGCGGTCTTCGTGATCCTGTCGACCCTCAGCATGGGTGTCACCGAGCGTAGCCGCGAATTTGCAATGCTCCGAGCGATTGGACTGACGCGTCTTCAAGTCGGAGGATTGATAGCTTTCGAGAGTTTACTATTGTCCGGGCTCGGGTGGGCGGGCGGATTGCTGACCGGAGCGATGTTGATCTCGTTGGGCAATCTAGTCATGCCGGGACTCTTTAATTCTGGAGTTGGTCTTGGCTGGACAACGATTACACTCAGTTTGACCACAGTACTCGCTGGTGCACTTGGGGCGGCGATTCTCCCTGTCTGGAGAGTCATGAGAATCACACCACTTGAAGCGATGTCCGAACAGATCCCGTCACCTCGTCGTAGTCGTTGGATTTCATTCACGATTGCAGGTCTGGTACTGGCTTGTCTGGCACCGGTCATCGTCTTTCTGCTGCCGATTGCTCCCGAATGGGGTGTCTTCAGCTATTCGGTCATTGCCTACCCAGCTCTATTGCTCGGCATTGTGCTTCTGACTCCCGCAGTTATCACGATTTGTGAACGCTGGTTTTCCCCCTTGCTGAGCAAGCTCTTTTGGCTCGACAATCAACTCGTGGACACCCAACTCTCAAGCAACATGTGGCGAACGATTGGAGCCACGCTCGCTTTAACTGTTGGACTGGGCTTATATACATCGACGCAGGTTTGGGGATACTCCATGCTGCAACCGTTTCTGCCCGGTGATTGGATGCCCGATGTTCTGGTAGCGTTTCATCCCGTGGGAGTGGACGACGACAGCTTTCAGCAGATCGAGAACATCGAAGGAATCAAGTCCGACGAGGTCTTACCTGTCACGATTGAACAACCGCGATTTCGCTGGCCTGAAGGTGAAGAGCCGGATTCGCTCAGATATGACAATGCGGTCCTATTCGGAGTCGACCCACAGCGGGCTATCGGTGGCAATGATCCACTCTTTCAGTTTGAGTTCGTCGATGGCGATCGAGAGTCTGCAGCGAGAGAACTCGAGAAGGGCGGGGCATGCCTCGTTTCGGAGGACTTTCATATGCTCACTGGAATCGGAACGGGCGATCAGCTGGCCTTTCAACCACCTAATTCTCCCGACGAGACTGTGACCTATCGCGTCGCAGGTGTCATTTCTCTTCCGGGCTGGCACTGGATCACGAAATTCTCCGGAGTGCGACGCCATCATGTTCGGACCGCCGCCATGATGTTCGCAAGTCGTGAGGATGTGCAAGCGGACTTCCATTTGCCGCAATCGGAGTTTTTCTGGCTGAACAAAGAATCATCTGCCTCACTCGCTGCGATTGAATCGGAACTACAGAAAATTGCTGAGTCGAACGCCGGGACAACCATTGATGTTCAGGGATTCGGCAGCATGACATCTTATCGGCCGTTTGCCCGAGTCACCGCGACCGAGACCGTCGACCGGGCAATTCGAATGCACGCAGAAGCGACAATTTGGGGAATGAGCATGCTTCCGCTTATCACTCTGGCAATCATGTCACTGGCGGTCGCCAACGCAGTCATCGCATCGGTCCGCGCACGAACCTGGGAGTTTGGTGTGATGCGTGCAATCGGGATTACTAGGTGGCAGGTCCTCCGCCTGATCATTGCTGAGACCATTCTCATCGGACTTGCCGCTTGCCTGCTCAGTTTGACATTTGGCATCGTGGGTGGATGGAGTGGAGTCGGAATGGCTCGCTACGGGGGAGGCTTCTTTGCGGGCCCCCCATCTCTCGTGATTCCCTGGAAAGAACTCGCAATTGGGTTCGGTTTCACCCTGTCACTCTGCCTGATCGCCGGACTCTGGCCCGCACTCCGCACCGTCCGAACAGAAACGTTAAGCTTGCTTCGTAAATGA
- a CDS encoding DUF1501 domain-containing protein, giving the protein MKKQPQLFPCGRVASLLSRREWLCRAGGGAGMVGLASLLADQNLLAAPDPVDSEEPITSLLPRAGHFPAKAKSIIWLFMEGAPSSVDIFDPKPELEKRDGQKTDIQAFFGNPGPIMKSPYSFKQYGESGQWVCDKYTNVAKHVDKMAFIKSCHSESNDHVPAIYQINSGLPRPGFPTAGAWVTYGLGSENQSLPGYVVMGNTQGAKGGPHNWGAGFLPSTFQGTLFRSQGTPVLNLNRQPEITQQDQRAQLDLMAKLNDEHMSRHARDAEFANRMQSFELAFRMQQEATEVVDLSRETQATHDMYGINDPRSKSFGSKCLMARRLVESGVRFVQVYSDGEWDAHDNLEENHTHHCQATDVPVAGLLADLEQRGLLDSTLVIWGGEFGRMPISQNGKGRDHNPKGFLQWMAGAGIKGGTSYGETDELGYEAVENPVSVNDLHATMLHLLGIEHERLTYFHNGRSYRLTDVAGEVIHDILA; this is encoded by the coding sequence ATGAAAAAGCAGCCTCAATTGTTTCCGTGTGGTCGCGTTGCCTCACTGCTCAGTCGACGAGAGTGGTTGTGTCGAGCGGGAGGCGGTGCTGGGATGGTTGGACTCGCCAGCCTGCTCGCTGACCAGAACCTTCTCGCTGCACCTGATCCGGTGGATTCAGAGGAGCCGATCACTTCACTCCTTCCGAGAGCAGGTCATTTTCCTGCCAAAGCCAAGTCGATTATTTGGCTGTTCATGGAAGGGGCTCCCAGTTCGGTGGACATCTTTGATCCGAAGCCGGAATTGGAAAAACGAGATGGCCAAAAGACCGACATTCAGGCGTTCTTTGGCAATCCTGGACCAATTATGAAGTCCCCGTATTCGTTTAAACAGTACGGAGAGTCAGGACAGTGGGTGTGCGATAAGTACACGAATGTTGCCAAACATGTCGACAAGATGGCATTTATAAAGTCTTGCCATAGCGAGTCGAATGATCACGTACCAGCGATCTATCAGATCAACAGCGGGCTGCCTCGTCCGGGCTTTCCAACTGCGGGAGCCTGGGTGACGTACGGTCTGGGAAGCGAAAATCAAAGTCTGCCCGGTTACGTCGTGATGGGGAATACGCAAGGAGCAAAAGGCGGGCCGCACAATTGGGGGGCAGGGTTTCTGCCCTCGACGTTTCAGGGCACGCTTTTCCGATCTCAGGGGACTCCAGTTCTCAATCTCAATCGGCAACCGGAGATCACCCAACAGGACCAACGTGCTCAACTCGACTTAATGGCGAAGTTGAACGATGAGCATATGAGTCGACACGCCCGGGACGCCGAGTTTGCCAATCGAATGCAGTCGTTCGAGTTGGCATTCCGAATGCAGCAAGAAGCGACGGAGGTTGTTGATCTCTCCCGTGAGACGCAGGCTACACATGACATGTACGGCATCAATGATCCCAGATCTAAGTCATTCGGATCGAAGTGCCTGATGGCCAGAAGGCTTGTCGAAAGTGGTGTCCGCTTTGTGCAGGTTTACAGTGACGGGGAATGGGACGCCCACGACAATCTTGAAGAGAATCACACGCACCATTGCCAAGCGACAGATGTCCCCGTGGCGGGACTACTGGCCGATTTAGAACAACGCGGCCTGCTTGACTCGACGCTTGTCATCTGGGGAGGCGAATTCGGGCGGATGCCGATTTCTCAGAACGGTAAAGGCCGCGACCACAATCCGAAAGGCTTTTTGCAATGGATGGCAGGTGCGGGGATCAAAGGCGGAACCAGCTACGGAGAAACCGACGAACTCGGTTATGAAGCTGTCGAAAATCCGGTGAGCGTCAACGATCTCCATGCCACCATGCTCCACTTGCTTGGGATAGAACACGAAAGATTGACTTATTTCCACAACGGTCGCAGCTATCGCTTAACAGACGTCGCTGGAGAAGTGATTCACGACATCCTTGCATGA
- a CDS encoding MBL fold metallo-hydrolase, which yields MTKIHHINCGTLLVSGYPTVVCHCLLLEDEQGLTLIDTGIGLLDVQDPAGRLGQDLIDLAGFQFNEVDTAVRKIEKLGLSPDRVDHIVLTHCDPDHTGGLADFPNATIHLAKEELDQLNNELPRYVSSHFEHRPKWAFCEHNDREWFGLKARSLPLEHSSEVLLIPLFGHTLGHCGVAIQQGDRWLLHAGDAYYLRPELSEENHPVDAFAAQRAEDDQMRRKSLSELRRLFRDHHDQIDFVGYHDINELPSEQRD from the coding sequence ATGACCAAGATCCATCATATCAACTGCGGAACGCTTCTTGTGAGTGGTTATCCAACTGTTGTCTGCCACTGCCTTTTGTTGGAAGACGAGCAGGGGTTGACTCTGATCGACACCGGAATTGGATTACTCGACGTTCAGGATCCTGCAGGCAGACTTGGTCAGGACCTGATTGATCTGGCAGGATTCCAGTTCAACGAGGTGGACACGGCCGTCCGGAAAATCGAAAAACTTGGACTCTCTCCTGATCGCGTCGACCACATCGTGCTGACACACTGTGATCCTGATCATACTGGCGGACTGGCAGACTTCCCGAATGCCACCATACATCTTGCCAAAGAAGAGTTGGATCAACTTAACAATGAACTTCCACGTTATGTTTCATCTCACTTTGAACATCGCCCAAAGTGGGCTTTCTGCGAACACAACGATCGTGAATGGTTTGGGCTGAAAGCTCGCTCGCTCCCACTGGAACATTCCTCGGAGGTTTTGCTAATTCCGCTCTTTGGCCATACGCTCGGCCACTGTGGAGTTGCCATCCAACAAGGGGACCGCTGGCTATTGCACGCTGGCGACGCTTACTACCTACGTCCTGAATTGTCCGAAGAGAATCATCCCGTCGACGCGTTTGCGGCGCAGCGAGCTGAAGACGATCAAATGCGCCGGAAATCTCTTTCAGAATTGCGAAGACTGTTCCGAGACCATCATGACCAGATTGATTTCGTCGGCTACCACGACATCAACGAATTGCCCTCCGAACAAAGAGATTGA
- a CDS encoding alpha/beta hydrolase-fold protein, with protein sequence MLHRIFHLLLIMTIGSRLAVAGDHAGVITGSELPQVSIPNTAQFDMRSVHGRTYRIFVAQPSGERPPRGWPVVYHTDGNSSFPIVIAAVEGQSRYDRPAVVVGIGYIEDDPILRRGRRTFDLTPPADHEWLNTKAKPFSNQKTGGCQEFFEFIENELKPEIESRFEIDTNRQTLFGHSFGGLFALHTFLKNPESFQTFVTSSPSLWWNAGSLINEERQFVQRLSTGVETLADRPQGSSHQEHLAHNTRLLVTIGEFELNPPPGHEEEKPPAFREETEIGDASQLVERLQSAGIHNLEVHFQEIPEAHHGSAELPAVSKGMQFALDD encoded by the coding sequence GTGTTGCACCGCATCTTTCATCTTCTCCTGATCATGACGATCGGCTCTCGACTCGCAGTAGCTGGCGATCACGCAGGTGTGATCACCGGTTCTGAGTTGCCACAAGTCAGCATTCCCAATACGGCACAGTTCGACATGCGCTCGGTCCATGGACGAACTTACCGCATCTTCGTTGCACAACCGTCGGGCGAACGCCCGCCGCGGGGTTGGCCCGTAGTATATCACACCGACGGCAACTCCAGCTTTCCCATCGTCATCGCCGCCGTCGAAGGGCAGTCGCGGTATGATCGTCCAGCTGTCGTTGTGGGAATCGGATACATTGAAGACGATCCGATTCTCCGACGAGGACGTCGAACTTTCGATTTGACGCCGCCCGCTGATCACGAATGGCTCAATACAAAAGCTAAGCCTTTCTCCAACCAGAAGACGGGTGGATGCCAAGAGTTCTTCGAGTTCATCGAGAATGAATTGAAGCCGGAGATCGAAAGCCGCTTCGAAATTGACACCAACCGCCAGACTTTGTTTGGGCACTCGTTCGGCGGTCTCTTCGCACTACATACGTTCTTGAAGAACCCGGAGAGTTTCCAGACGTTCGTGACTTCGAGCCCATCGCTGTGGTGGAATGCTGGCTCTTTGATCAATGAAGAAAGACAATTCGTGCAGCGACTCTCAACCGGAGTCGAAACTCTCGCTGATCGTCCCCAAGGTAGCTCCCATCAAGAACATCTTGCTCACAACACTCGACTTCTCGTGACGATCGGTGAGTTCGAACTGAATCCCCCACCCGGACACGAAGAAGAAAAACCACCAGCTTTTCGAGAAGAAACCGAGATCGGCGATGCCAGCCAACTGGTCGAACGCCTCCAATCAGCTGGCATTCACAATCTGGAAGTTCACTTTCAAGAAATCCCCGAAGCACATCATGGAAGTGCTGAACTGCCTGCTGTAAGCAAAGGGATGCAATTCGCTCTGGACGATTAA
- a CDS encoding SRPBCC family protein, with the protein MPRSSNSVQLHRVLRAPASRIYQAFLNPDALCRWLPPRGYIGKIDRFDRFNPQQGDSFHMTFTAFANGHSHSFTSYFVELVPYKKIRLCDEFDDQALTGKMSKTITLRSVKCGTELRILHEGLPQAIPAEKCYLGWQESLLQLADLVEPDFSQAD; encoded by the coding sequence ATGCCGCGGTCGTCGAATTCCGTTCAGCTTCATCGTGTGCTTCGTGCTCCAGCTTCTCGTATCTATCAAGCCTTCCTGAACCCGGATGCACTCTGCAGGTGGCTGCCTCCGCGCGGTTACATCGGCAAGATTGATCGCTTCGATCGATTTAATCCGCAACAGGGAGACAGCTTTCACATGACGTTCACCGCATTTGCAAACGGTCACAGCCATTCATTCACAAGCTACTTTGTCGAATTAGTTCCGTATAAGAAAATTCGTCTGTGTGACGAATTCGACGACCAGGCCCTGACTGGCAAGATGAGCAAAACGATCACCTTGCGATCAGTGAAGTGTGGAACAGAGCTGAGAATTCTGCATGAAGGCCTGCCGCAGGCCATCCCCGCTGAAAAGTGTTACCTGGGATGGCAGGAGTCTTTGCTCCAACTTGCCGACCTCGTCGAACCGGACTTCTCGCAAGCCGACTAA
- a CDS encoding DUF2271 domain-containing protein yields MASKRLAILGFSLFLFLPTLCRNTQLRSFAEEPASRNDVPMLISVELPRIRVREYHRPYVAVWIEDESRTLVEHIAVWYQQGINDEGHGEKWLPDLRQWWRRGGREMDESVDAVSGATRGVGEHRIRVTEDQIKQLKPGDYSLVVEATREVGGREMLRLPFQWPPKATQQAQESGETELGSITLEVSAPANN; encoded by the coding sequence ATGGCCTCCAAGCGTTTGGCAATCTTAGGCTTCAGCCTATTCCTTTTCCTCCCAACGCTCTGCAGAAATACACAGCTACGAAGTTTCGCTGAAGAACCGGCGTCGCGAAATGACGTTCCGATGCTGATCAGCGTGGAGCTCCCGCGAATCAGAGTTCGCGAATACCACCGACCTTATGTAGCAGTTTGGATTGAAGACGAGTCACGTACCCTAGTGGAGCACATCGCTGTCTGGTACCAACAGGGCATCAACGACGAAGGGCACGGCGAGAAATGGCTCCCCGACCTTCGCCAATGGTGGCGGCGAGGTGGACGTGAGATGGACGAATCTGTCGATGCCGTCTCTGGCGCGACTCGCGGAGTCGGCGAACACCGGATTCGCGTGACTGAAGACCAGATCAAGCAATTGAAGCCGGGAGATTACAGTCTGGTGGTCGAAGCAACTCGTGAAGTCGGCGGACGTGAAATGCTCCGACTCCCGTTTCAGTGGCCACCAAAAGCAACGCAGCAGGCTCAAGAATCGGGTGAGACTGAACTCGGCTCGATCACCCTCGAGGTTTCAGCACCTGCCAACAACTAA
- a CDS encoding ABC transporter ATP-binding protein: MNDSPDSTPLIVEDVWKTFSRGASPVEALKGINLEVKNGEFIAIMGASGSGKSTLLHAIAGLTRVDSGRILISGQDISELSDSRLTKFRRKHLGIVFQSFNLIPTLSAEDNIRLPASLGEHHEDQVDALLERLGIQDRRNHMPGAMSGGEQQRVAIARALSCQPDLLLADEPTGSLDSVTGQEICKLLRGLCDEEQRTILLVTHEPNVAMWADRVVVLRDGTNLSEFETPDRHDPLEVAQQYQSLLTVGSC; the protein is encoded by the coding sequence ATGAACGACTCTCCAGATTCAACTCCACTGATCGTCGAAGATGTTTGGAAGACTTTTTCACGTGGCGCTTCACCGGTCGAAGCGCTGAAAGGTATTAACCTTGAAGTCAAGAACGGCGAGTTTATCGCGATCATGGGGGCATCTGGATCAGGAAAGAGCACGCTGCTCCACGCTATTGCCGGATTGACGAGAGTGGACTCCGGTCGCATCCTCATTTCCGGTCAGGACATCTCGGAGTTGTCGGACTCTCGGCTCACAAAGTTTCGACGCAAGCATCTGGGGATCGTGTTTCAATCGTTCAATCTCATTCCGACGCTCTCGGCTGAGGACAACATTCGCCTCCCTGCTTCACTGGGCGAACATCATGAAGATCAGGTCGACGCGCTTCTCGAACGACTCGGAATTCAAGATCGACGAAACCACATGCCCGGAGCCATGTCAGGTGGCGAACAGCAGCGAGTCGCCATCGCGAGAGCCCTCTCTTGCCAGCCAGACTTGTTATTGGCTGATGAGCCGACCGGGAGTCTCGATTCGGTCACTGGCCAGGAGATTTGTAAACTGCTCAGAGGACTTTGTGACGAAGAGCAACGCACCATTCTGCTCGTGACTCACGAACCGAACGTGGCCATGTGGGCGGACCGTGTCGTAGTGCTTCGAGATGGGACGAATCTCTCGGAGTTTGAAACTCCAGATCGTCATGACCCGTTGGAAGTCGCTCAGCAATATCAAAGCTTACTCACTGTAGGGAGCTGTTAA
- a CDS encoding DUF4198 domain-containing protein yields MIQRFATTLVMLTVLSNTCLAHKLWILPSQTQFAGDDAWVTVDACASNDLFYFNHVPLPLQFLEIVAPDGSEAEAVNKSMGKYRSVFDLELTQNGTYRIALMSKFCFASWEKDGERRRWRGLPSEVKDAVPDDATNFQVSESLGRLETFVTKNSPTTEAMTPIGDGLEMIPVTHPNDLYVGEDATFRMLVNGEPQEGLQLSVIRGGTRYRNQLEEKKVTTNAHGEFTVSWDKPGMYWISTSAQDDKTSLEQAEVRYLVYSATLEVLPE; encoded by the coding sequence ATGATTCAACGATTCGCAACAACACTCGTGATGTTGACCGTTCTGAGCAACACGTGCCTCGCTCACAAACTCTGGATTCTTCCATCCCAAACACAATTCGCTGGGGATGATGCGTGGGTCACCGTCGACGCGTGTGCCTCGAACGACTTGTTCTACTTCAATCACGTTCCGCTGCCGCTGCAATTCCTTGAGATCGTCGCTCCCGATGGATCAGAGGCGGAAGCAGTCAACAAGTCGATGGGAAAATACCGCAGTGTTTTCGATCTCGAACTCACACAGAACGGAACCTATCGCATCGCTTTGATGAGCAAGTTCTGCTTCGCGTCCTGGGAAAAAGATGGCGAACGTCGTCGATGGCGGGGACTGCCGAGTGAAGTCAAAGATGCTGTGCCAGATGACGCAACGAATTTTCAGGTCTCGGAGAGCCTCGGTCGCCTTGAAACTTTCGTCACCAAGAATAGCCCGACGACAGAAGCGATGACACCAATCGGTGACGGACTGGAAATGATTCCTGTCACTCACCCTAACGATCTGTACGTCGGCGAAGACGCGACTTTCCGAATGTTGGTCAACGGCGAACCTCAAGAAGGACTTCAATTGTCCGTGATCCGCGGAGGAACTCGTTACCGCAATCAACTGGAAGAAAAGAAAGTCACAACCAATGCCCACGGTGAGTTCACCGTGAGTTGGGATAAGCCAGGGATGTATTGGATTTCCACTTCAGCTCAAGATGACAAAACCTCACTCGAGCAAGCTGAAGTCCGCTACCTGGTCTACTCCGCGACTCTCGAAGTTCTGCCTGAGTAA
- a CDS encoding DUF1559 domain-containing protein produces MRPVSTSGPPKRPAFTLIELLVVIAIIAILIALLLPAVQQAREAARRTQCKNNMKQIGLALHNYMSTYAETLPSAGNTLEAGYPDDFSPLARLLPYCDQANLQNLIDWDLHLGHPAAQPLPDEMVPVAKTVVPMFLCPSDPAPPVAIEPFQNTFEYAGTNYAANGGDGRDDGTNQLHPINRNNGLFWCSSSTRIRDCIDGTSNTIAFAESTRGPGSDTTGTNNDVRLYRMYFVAQPYDAVELPPPYQNTDGYRLTSWLRAVIPGGCVMNGYLTPNNDIPDAAYGSSKATAARSYHTGGAQFLMMDGSVHFISDSVDRDVYRGAWTAGGGEVETPF; encoded by the coding sequence ATGCGTCCCGTTTCTACAAGCGGCCCACCTAAACGACCCGCCTTCACGCTCATCGAATTGCTCGTCGTCATCGCGATTATCGCGATTCTGATTGCACTGCTCCTCCCAGCTGTCCAGCAAGCCCGCGAAGCTGCACGACGAACTCAGTGCAAGAACAACATGAAGCAAATCGGTCTGGCTCTGCACAACTACATGAGCACATATGCGGAAACTCTCCCCAGTGCGGGCAACACCTTGGAAGCAGGGTACCCCGACGATTTTTCGCCGCTGGCTCGTCTCCTGCCGTACTGTGATCAGGCCAATCTGCAGAATCTCATCGACTGGGACCTCCATCTTGGACATCCCGCCGCACAACCACTTCCAGATGAAATGGTGCCGGTCGCGAAGACAGTCGTTCCAATGTTTCTGTGCCCCAGCGATCCAGCCCCTCCCGTGGCGATCGAACCATTTCAAAACACTTTTGAATACGCCGGGACGAATTATGCCGCCAATGGTGGCGATGGCCGCGATGATGGAACCAACCAACTCCATCCGATCAATCGCAACAACGGACTTTTCTGGTGCTCATCAAGCACGCGAATTCGGGACTGCATCGACGGCACGTCCAATACAATCGCCTTCGCCGAGTCAACACGCGGCCCCGGAAGCGATACCACAGGAACGAACAACGACGTCCGCCTCTACCGAATGTATTTTGTCGCACAGCCCTACGACGCTGTTGAACTACCACCTCCATACCAAAACACAGACGGCTATCGCCTGACATCTTGGTTGCGAGCAGTCATTCCTGGCGGTTGCGTCATGAACGGATACCTCACTCCAAACAACGATATTCCTGACGCTGCCTACGGATCTTCCAAAGCAACTGCAGCCCGTAGTTACCACACCGGGGGAGCCCAGTTCCTGATGATGGACGGCAGTGTCCACTTCATCAGTGATTCCGTCGATCGCGATGTCTATCGGGGTGCATGGACAGCCGGTGGTGGCGAAGTCGAAACGCCGTTCTAA